Part of the Micropterus dolomieu isolate WLL.071019.BEF.003 ecotype Adirondacks linkage group LG22, ASM2129224v1, whole genome shotgun sequence genome is shown below.
CAGCTGTTGTAAGTAACTGATCTAAGTTGCCCTTTGAGGTACCCATAAAGTATAATACATTAATGTGGATTACACAGCAATACATACAGTAATGAAAATATCAACAAGGTGCAGTAATTAAAAGCTGCTCACACTTCAACGAATCAATACAAAtaatttcataataataataataagacattCTGAAGAGGGATATTTTgcataatgaaaacattttctgcttATTCATACCTTTAATTATGTAAATTCAACATATTGCTGTTTAGATTGTTTGCCGCTCTCTCTGGCCTCACCAAAGTTTCCCTTCCCAGTTTACCTTCTGTGGCAGGACATGTTGAGTTACTGTCTGGTCATGAACTTCTTCCCCACTACAAAGGGTGTGGAAGAAGGCCTCCGCTCTTTAATGGCATCAGCTATAGTCATGTTGGACGGTGAGGCGTAGATGTCTTCTCGCGATGGAGCTGTGATGAGGATGGCAGGTCCACTTGGAGAGGAGTCAGCTGAATCTGCCTCAGTGTTGGGCTGTGACGTGGGGGAGCTCTCTGCAACTGAGGGAGAAAATTACTCTGGAATATCAGTGTTAGAAAATACACACTAACACCAAATATTAGTCAGATATACATGTTTCCTTACCAAATAAACCAAATAAACATATGAAAGGTGTGTTTCACCTACACACCatcttctccagcctctgttgTAATTCCTGTCTACTAAATGAAGTCCTCACAGATATAATAGTAAACACTGGACTGCCACTGTCCTGGGACTGACCTGATGAGGTGTAAGGTGAGGTAAACCTCCAGACTGGAGGATatccagcagtgtgtgtgtgtgtgtgtgtgtgtgtgtgttcaggtgtgtggCCTCAGTGTTTCTGTTTGGTATGAAGATCAACAGCACTTTTTTAATTGGATTGTGCTAATTTCTTAAGAGTGTTAGGACTGTGTCTAACTCATCCTACTACTGAGGAACAATGATTATTAATGACCTTAACGATGATCAACAACAATTAGGCATCTTAACATCTTCAACTGCTATAAAAAGGCATCAGACATTTTCACACTGATGTAAACAATAGCCTGCATAAATCTTGGTCGACGAGGGAGTTGAGGCGTAGTACAAGCTGTGCAATCGTCATAAAGAGGGCATTGTGTACCAGTAATTGTGTAGCTGCTTTGTGGTGTGGTTTATAGGAAATGCAGATCAGCATTAATTCTACAATAAATACACGTGGTCATGACTGAtattaaatgtcaaataatataataaatgatatataaaattaaatagtcCTACTTAAGTGTTAAGTATTTACTCTATGGCTGATCGCAAAAACAAATGACCAATCACCACTACCAAAGGATAGTAGGTCAGTATACACAAAAATACTCTTATTTACAGTCCGTATAAATATTTACTTCCCCTGCACTTTAGgacaaacacaaatcaaataTTGTTAAGAATCTGGGTAAATTTAACATATTCCGAAAGTAGTAATCCTTCAGTAGAAATCACAGGCTTATCAATTAGTTGATAATGTCATTggtatgtttcatttttttgtggCCATTCCCGGTTTTCTACTGAGGTCTCATGCATTTCATCCCTACCTGAATCTTCCTTCTGGCTTGCTCCAGACCCCATTGGGCTTCAGTCAGCTGGTGTACAGTCCTTACATGTCCACACACGGTGCTTACATTTTGGTCAGTCTATGTCTACAGCCCATTTAGAGTCTGCGTTTAGGAGCCCGTGTTATGTCTGAGGCTACTGTTTTTGCCAATCTCTGccactccctccctgctcccgcCCTGTGTGGGAGACAGACACTAATCCTGTGCAGGTGCTCACAGCAGTAGTAAGATATACTGGATTTAAAAGGCACTAACTCGTTTAAACTCGTGTTCTATtatgaaaaaaacaattgcTGCACAGTATATGTAGTCAGGGATAATCACATATTTACCTCTGCGTACTACCGCGTATTACTGAAAAAACTATCATTTTCCTTGttcaaataatcaaattaatctgACTGAAATTAATATAAACTCACAATTTCAGTTTATAATTTAATGGTTGGCAATCCACAATATCAAGTGCAATTGCTTAATGTAGCCAAGGAGAGACCTGCACAGGCTAAAGGATAATAACCTTGGTGATAGCTTTAATCTGGATGAATAAAAAATGGAATTGCAAACAAACACCCCAGATACATGCTGGTATTTTCAGTAATTGgtgattgaataaaatacaattatatTGGCCACGCCAACTATAGAGTATATACAAAATACTCGAGGGCTTCGAGggatgtattttttattattgttgttacacCCATGTGTGTAATTTCCTTAAATATGTGAACACAGTTACAACCCTATGTTAGCATATCTAAGACACATACAATTACCAACTGTGTCAAGTCTCTTGAAGATTTTATTATGTCAATGACATGCTAAAGCTTAATTTAGTCATGAGTATAGATTGATGCTGAATACAAAATTTGGGCATGACTGAATTAAGTTAGCAAAAGGGACTTTTCCCAAAGATTAGTCTTTAGAAAAAGCTAACTTCAGAAGAACAGGGTGTCCACACAAGCTAAAAATTAACTGCAGTGTCTTCTCTCTACTCAGTCAGACTAATCCTATAGATTGTGGTATACCCTTTGCCCAGGAAACAGTATGCCACATTTGAATATGATCAGTCAAACCATATCAGCATCATAATTGTTAATTTTAAGATATAGGAGATCTTGGTTACGACAAAAGGTTAATTTTGATAAGAGGTCACAGCAGTCATGTGCTATTGTGTACTGGCACTTTGTACTTGGAACCCTAATTTAAAATGCTCATGTTGTAGACTATTCAAATCTCATGTCTACAAATCAATGCCTTCTGCTGGATGCcattattgttatatatatgtttattttttttaacattttgaaaacataacaatttgaaacaaaaactcCGCCAGCCAACAGGATGAATGCCACAACTGTGTTTCACAAAACCTTACGAGAACCTCTCAGATACAGCAAAGACCAAAAAATACCAATTTTGTGGTAATACACCAATTAATAAGAGCCACTTGTGAGAAGGCTTTTAAAGTAGGCACGAGTAGCTCCAACAATGATATTAGTGTGAGGGGAAGTAGACAAAACATGTTCAGATAATGTCAGATTAGGTCATAAAGTAATTATAGTGTTATAATAATACTGCATTACAGAGTTCATAATACTCTACTACAATATAAATTCTGTAGTTTCTGCAATACCCCGTGCATTTCATGAAGTGCTTTCGCTGACATGCAGTTTTTCACTGACACTGCAATAGAGAGAAGAGAAATGtccacacaaacataaaacactATGAACAATAACACATCATTTCTGCTTATTTATTCCATCCTGCACCTTCCTCTTGTCTTTTTAATGACAGTGTGtggctgatggtgtgtttatgAGGGTTCATCCGCCCAGCGACGCAGATACTCTAAATCATCTTCAACCTCGTCTTCTTCCGTCTTGGCttttggggagaaaaaaaaaccctgttctTTTTAAATCCGCTAACATGTGAAGTTGCCGACAGTAGCATCAGCACTACCAAAAATATCTACTAACTTAACTTGACTCAGGATCAATGACAAGACCTCTGCTTTACCAACTAAGCTAAACAGCTACGGTTTTGTATCATATGGTTCTTACCAGGACGGGAAGGTGATGCAGTGGACGTCACTTTGGAACAAGGCATTATCTCCTCTGTTCTGTCCTTCTCAAAGAGACTCTCATCCAGATTCTTTTCCAGCCTCTTCAGCTCTGCCAGCAGCTCATCCTTAagataacacacaaacacacagcagttgGCTCATATCACCGTAAATCTAATAAATTTTGTCACAACGTACAcctataaaagagaaaaaaagggcgCATAAGTTGTTCTACATTAATGTAGCCAGGTGAACCAGGGGTACAGAGTTAAATAGTGTTGTGTGGGTTATAATGTTATGTAGTTGCTGGTGAGATTACTGCAGCGATAACTGTCCTCTGTATTTAATGGCACTGTCGCTTCAAGAGTTCTACATGGGACGGCTCGAGCGAGAGGGTAGAGTTTCTGACGGGACACGGGGAAAAACGGAAGTGTTTGGTCCCGCGATGTACAGAAACGGCAAGGGATGTACTTTGGTTTATCGATACGGAGGATTTCTCCATAACCCATGGTAAAGTACAGTAATAACCCTTAAGATCGGCAGACGAAAGAGTTAACTAACTAGCGGACCAAGGTAGAGGCAAGAAGACCAGAGTGTCCTGGCTGatagccgtgtgtgtgtgtgtgtgtgtgtgtgtgtgtgtgtgtatcttcgcCACGAGGGGAAGAGCCTCTGAGCAGCGGCGACAGCGTGAGTGACATTGAAGTGtgttaacaaacaaaatcacgTTATATTGGTGTATACTGAAGCTGTAAATAAACGATGTTTGTTTCCTATTTTTCCGCTGACTTAGAGGGGAGATACATGTGCGGcgttcttggtgtgtgtgtgtgtgtgtatgtgtgtgtgggcgtgtcctGAGGACGCACACTGCACAGTCGAACAGTGAGTTGctgatttcattcataaaatgttaattctgaGTTTCTGCACAAAGTGTTGGGCAAATTGAATTctgtgaatgaatgtattttatgttttatggtaaattgaaatatttcaccTTGAGTTTATGCACTCAATGCATTATGTGGCTAAGTGaatgtatttaattatatttgttttttaattttctctgtTTAGAAAGGACACTACTGTTGTCTAGTCTAGAGTGGTGTTATCTAACCTAGATGTCTAGATTTTGATGTTGTACAGATTTTGGCTGTTTTACAGCTTTGGTTGTTGAGAATTTAGGTTCCTGTCTAGAAAGAAGTAACTGAAGTCTACCAGAGTGAGTGTGAACTAGTTTACGGCAGCTGTTTACATATTGTGGTATGGTTAAGGGGTACTATAGAGTACTGTTAAGTCACATAGTTGAGATCAGATTCAATAGGCAAAGGACAAGTAAGAAAgttattcctgtgttttgtataaCCACCAACTGCCTTAACCTCTCGACTTTACATTATTAACGCTGTTCTCATTGGAGTCCAGTCGGGGAATAAAAACCTATaaaatttattgtgtgtttggcctCATCCTTCCTGGCCTTGCCACATTAATAATGCTATATATTCACACTACAACTAAAATGCATATGCAATAGTTATACTATATAAACAATAtggtatgactatagtaatttcCAAAAAGAACACATTAATACAACAGGAAACACTAAGGCGATACTAAATACTATAGTACAATTGCGAATATCAATAGTATTGTATTAGTAATTTTCTATAGTGTGTtcgaaagaaacagaaatactaTAGTACTACTGATATTACTGGggttttttttagtatttttgtaGTATTTCCATAGTAAtctttataattgttttttaaggGCAGCCTCCTCTAAACAGGGACGCCGAGAGAAGGTCCATCTATATAATGATGTCATTCTAAATGGTGCGCAATATTCctgtttttcatatttattttaatggccAGGATCATTTATGTATTATAGTTATTATTCAATATATATTCAAAATGCTGCCGCTCATCTCCTTACTGGTAAACGAgatcacatcacccctgttCTGGCCTcccttcactggctcccaggattgttttaggattgattttaagatgctagtgtttgtttttaaagcccttcaTGAACTAGCTCCAGCCTCTATCACTGATCTGTTGAAGCTGTATGCTCCTTCAAGGTCATTAAGGTCCACGAACCAGTCACTTCTTGTTGTCCCTAAAACATGGCTCAAGAACAGAGGGGATCAAGCTTTCCCAGTTGCAGCCCCGAGACTGTGGAATGAATTGCCTCTTCATGTCAGACTGGCCCCCAGCCTTCCGGTTTTTAAATCGCAACTTAAAACTCACTTTTATTCCTTGGCTTTTAATCCAGGATGAGAGGTGCATACTGCTGTTTTGTtagtgttgtattttgtctatttattgattcatgtcaatgtacagcactttggccaatttggttatttttaaatatgctttagaaataaagttggaTTGGATTATAGTTATTAACCacaatttacaacaatgtgaGAATGTTTTACACCACAGCCGACAGCAaacttgaacatcaacatactgtatatgtcaaagcagccacagcaactACGCAGTCAACAGCAGGAACTAATGCAGAACTGAAGGAGAgcaagagggagagacagcgcctggatgagagagagatgagacCCACGACCAGTTCAccatagtttataataatggaGTGCAGTGAGGATCCAGACGCTTCATAGAGACgagcgtctgtctgtctgttaacagagactccagtctgcagtgtagttcatacacgtcactgataaaccacacaaCTTTAGAGTTCagtgcaaacaaacaaagtccATTTCTAAAATCCCTGAAAGTATGTCTGTCCTCAGCTCTTACCTCATCAAATTCCACTCCAAAGCTCACAGATGTGTAGAGGGTGTCTGACATGTCCTCAGTCACATCCTCCTCTGTAATGTCCTTGATCAGTTCTGTCACCTTGTTGACAATGTCTCTAAAATAGCCAGCAGAAAGTCCCTGTCTCagttaaaaacttttaaaaaaagaggatATTATAACATTTGCTGTGAGCTGGATCCAAACACATGGTAACATGTAACTAGATAACATCCACATACATTCACTCAGCATTAATATCCAATATCCAAACTGGTAGCTATTATTTACAATGTTtttataacaaacaacaacacaagtaGTCTTGTTTTTATTCTACTCTATTTCTTTCCGACATCATTACATGTCATAAATCAAAATGTTCTCCTTTGCCTTACATGTGTTCATGAGCGGACCTCAAGGCTTTATAAGCACAGTCAATGTACTTGAGATGCTTCTCGTACCACTTCTTTCTTCTCAGCGCCAGCAGAGCCACTGGAAGACAAACATATCGGGATACGGTGGATGAGAATGATTTTATGTTAATGacagctatatatatatatattataatatatatatatatagctacaTAGGGCCATCTATATAAATACAGATGGCCCTGCAGCTTTATTGCCAGACACCTGAGCACAACAAAGTACAGACACAGCCAATGTCCACAGGATGGAATAAATAGTACAAAAGTTTCATCGGAGACGCAAAATAGAGAGACCCGAGTCGACCAAGTCGCACCTCCTTATATAGCTGTTTGTAAGCATGATCTCATCCATTGACTTTCTTTCTTGCTGCACATGGTTCTGTGGAAAATCCCAGATTGTTATGTGCCGTAGAGGTGGTTGAGCAGGTTGAGAACCCAAGCGCAGAACACCAGAGCTGAGCAGATATAGTCCAaagatttattaacaaaaagagagcacacttacaaactgtgGCTAAGTCCAAATAGAATCCAAAGGGGTGTAAATGAAACAGAGGTCCAAAAACAGTAGGAACAAACTCAGGCAACAGACCAACACGGGATACACTCAACAataaaccaacacagactgaacagaacacagcCTTCAATGAACATTCAAGGAtgggagaggatctctgttccccaaaatatagaaacctagactgtgtaaatgattatgcatcttTGCTCGGGGCAAGACGCCCGAAGCTGCCCTagacagcaggtctctggacaaGCTGtatgtgttgtagtacttctctgtttattctcttttattaataaattcttcaaagacaacagtttgttgttactcaattatttgcttaatccctcaccagcaagatACAATTTGCCATTTGTTTGCTTGATTAGCAAAAAGCACTTCTGTCTACGTTTTATCCATAAACAGTCTCTCAGTtgaattttttaataaatggactatattgaaatatttattaatatagaTACATTTTGATAGATCATTTCATTCATATTAAGGTTACCCGCAGCagtgctttttgttttcatcatctGAAGACTATCCTAACACCCAACTTTTTTAACCATCATTTTCCATGAGGCACCTGCCTCTTCTTGCATACATGTATTAATGTTAGACTTAAGGCTAACATCATTCACGTGTTTCACAGCTGTGACCTATACATGCGTTTCATGTGCATTATGCTAGGTCAAATAGACGGAACATTAAGTTAGCTGAGGTGCTAGCTTAATAACTACGTTTACAGATAGCATTAATATTACTTTAACTGACAAACGTTACTTGTATGATCTgatgttaattaataattatacacGGCATACATCAACTTCCTTTAAAATATCTAACCTCGTctgttttttctgctgtttttcttgGCGAACAGAAGCTCCTGGTCAATCTTTTTCTTCAGAAAGTCTTTCTTCTTCATCAACAACTCCTCTCTCTCAGGAAGGTTCTCAATCTCCTCTTGTCCACATGGTTTCTTTGTCGCCTTTTCTCCTCCATGAAATATCTtgtcaaacaaagacatgtCTGTGATGCTGGCTACAACGCGAAATGGCAGCTTTTTTGCCAGTGTTCAGGCCTTGGCCTTGCACTGATTACTTGTGTAAGTTCGCAGCTCTCCCTCCCAGGTGATGACAGTTGCCTGTAACCTGGAGACCGCGCTCAAAAGGaaacacgcgcgcgcgcgcgcgctcACTGCGGGGGCTTTAGCAGGTGAAGccctgaaaaaaaaagtttactgATAACCTGTTTTTGCAAAATctagtaaaaaacaacaatttatatATATGACCCCTCTTCTGTTCGAGGACAGCTGCACGTGACATGACGTAGTATTTATTTAACTAGGCTTCTTGAACATTTACATCATTCATTAGGCCTATATGAACATATATATATGAACATATATACGTAACTATATAAATACTATGAACTTTCAGACTTGGTCAAAACAACACACTTTTATGAAAGTGAATTTACAAACATTAGAAACTGGAAAATATGGCTGATACTGTCAAAGAAAGTTCCCTACTTGTATGGAAATGTTGTGGAGTGGTCATTCAAGTGGGGTTTTAAATTTTCAGTggacacaataaaaacaatgttcTTTACAAGAAAGAAATTCGTCTATAAAACTAAAATTATATAAACAAGAATTGGGGAGTGAGTTAAAAACGTGTTAGTTGCGGTTGTATGAAAGATGAATAAGCCTACATCCAGAaattattgacaaatataaCATAATAATGTAAGTTTTAAATGTGACAAGATGTCTGGTTGGAAgtgaattggtgcagaaatgaGGGCATTGAAGACCATTTATACCCGATTAATTAGATCAATATTAGATCATGTGTGTTTGGATCTGCAGCAAATACTCACTCAAATCACTAAAAAAGTTAGATCACATTCAGTATCAGGCTTTGTGATTATCTTCTGGTGCCTTTAGAACAACTCCAGCACCAGCTTTACAAGTTGAAATGGGAGAAATGCCACAAGAAATAAGAAGCATACAGCTTTCACTTAATTACTGAGTAATTCACAAGGTCATAGTCAAGATCATCCAACAACACACGTGAAAGTCTTGCTGGGAATAGGAAAGGAGTTAATACAGTTAAATTCAGATCTACAGATGCTTCAAAgaattaaatcaataaaattggAATTGCATTCATTGAGACACCAGAGTTCAACATTAAAACTGGGGAAGAAATCAGTAATgttttagaatcagaatcagaaatattttTACTATACTATTGATGCCTGACGGGAAATCCTTTTGTTACAATTGCTCACTTTGCATATGGAGATattcaatccatccatccatccatcatcaaccgcttatcctgtgtacagggtcgcggtgATGatcagctgacattgggtgaaaggcggggtacaccctggacaggttgccagtccatctcagggccacacatagacaaacaaccagtcacactcacacctaaggaccaTGTCAAGATATTAAGGAATATAAATTTGTTTATCAGTTGACAGAGAAATGCTCATAATATTGTCAGCATTACAATGGACTAAAGAGCCAAGACCACTGAGAGCAGTTCATATTCAATTGTCACTACAAAGTTTGAAATACAGCTAttcaacatatatatatttggatATAATTACAACAGAGAATACACTATTCACACTATAGGACTGAATGTGATGTTTCTCTGCATAGCACACATATTGGAATCAAAGGAAATGAATTAACAGATAAATAGCCTACATATGCAAAAGAAGCCAAAAAAACGAAGAGCGTAGCCTAATTAAACTCAGCTTAAGGAAAAGGGGGCAtaaggggtggtggtggtggtgatggggcagtggataagatgtgacacatccaccaatgtgtccctgagcaagacacttaacccctagttgctccagaggcatgtgacctctgacatgtttagcaattgtaagtcgctttggataaaagcgtcagctaaatgaataaatgtaaatgtaaataagaaGTGGGAAGAAGAGAGAAGGGATGATGGTTTTATAGAATTCAAAGACTGAGACATAGGCTACAGGAAGaagcaggagagaggagacaatAATATTCACATTAAAGTTTGATTTTACAGGACTAAACAGCACATCGTTTAAACTATGAAAACGCAACACAGAAAGACGTGACCTTTGCAGACAAGAACAAACTTTAAAACATGTATTCTATTCATTGTCAAAGACATGAAGCTGAGATAAGTGACTGATTCTGAGCTTCAGCTTTTATTTGCATATGACTGTGtgactgttgtgtgtttttgtttgattatCCGAGGAGAACAAATCTGACTGAGAGGTTGTTGGttcatttgatttattcatCGCCCCTCCGCACCGATTGATGGCGGTGACGCACCGTTTCGCTGTTTNNNNNNNNNNNNNNNNNNNNNNNNNNNNNNNNNNNNNNNNNNNNNNNNNNNNNNNNNNNNNNNNNNNNNNNNNNNNNNNNNNNNNNNNNNNNNNNNNNNNatcagctgacattgggtgaaaggcggggtacaccctggacaggttgccagtccatctcagggccacacatagacaaacaaccagtcacactcacacctaaggaccaTGTCAAGATATTAAGGAATATAAATTTGTTTATCAGTTGACAGAGAAATGCTCATAATATTGTCAGCATTACAATGGACTAAAGAGCCAAGACCACTGAGAGCAGTTCATATTCAATTGTCACTACAAAGTTTGAAATACAGCTAttcaacatatatatatttggatATAATTACAACAGAGAATACACTATTCACACTATAGGACTGAATGTGATGTTTCTCTGCATAGCACACATATTGGAATCAAAGGAAATGAATTAACAGATAAATAGCCTACATATGCAAAAGAAGCCAAAAAA
Proteins encoded:
- the LOC123961119 gene encoding charged multivesicular body protein 4b-like, which codes for MSLFDKIFHGGEKATKKPCGQEEIENLPEREELLMKKKDFLKKKIDQELLFAKKNSRKNRRVALLALRRKKWYEKHLKYIDCAYKALRSAHEHIDIVNKVTELIKDITEEDVTEDMSDTLYTSVSFGVEFDEDELLAELKRLEKNLDESLFEKDRTEEIMPCSKVTSTASPSRPAKTEEDEVEDDLEYLRRWADEPS